GGTCCGATGGAATAGATTGGTGGGGTAGGCCCATCTAGTACACACTCTCCATTACTAATTGCTTTAATTACTTTTGGTTCTAGCGAATCAAACGTGTTCACGATGATTCCAGCTGATTTGGCGATTCGATTAGAAAGTTCTAGAAAATCCGAATAATCACTAGAGTTTCTATCGAGAATTGGCCCCGCCATATCCGATGAATGTATGGGCGGCAATCCTGGCGAATGAATGAGTGTGTTCATTTCCTTAAAACTTAAGTTCGTGCTTTCATGAAGCGTAGGAAAGTAAAGTAGTTGTGCAAGACAACAAGCACCCGAAGTGAAAAAGTAGTAAACGGGTATGTTTAAGTTAGAAGCCACAATCTCCGCAGGAGTGCAAAAAAGGTCGATGACCAAAGCGCTAACGCTAGAAGATTGAGAAATGGATTTAAGGGCTTGATCCACATTGGGACTACTACGTCGAATAAGTTCAAAGACGGTGGCTTCCATTGAGGGATAAAGTAAAGGGTCAAGAGGGATATCGGGAAGGTGATGGAACATGATGGCGGGGAACGTGGTGGAGATGTGGTGGACATAGGCGGCGGTTGTGCTGGTGTTGAAAGATGGAATGAGAGTGAGGATGTTGATTGAGAAGGAAGGGTGGTGTTTTAGGATTAGTTTTCCTAGCTCAACCATTGATATGAGATGACCCATACCCGGAGATGGATATAAAGCTATACTACTCATTTTTTTATGTTTGTTTTAAGAAACAATTAAAGAACGAGTGAATGAGCTATAAATGAATGGAAATATGAAACTAGTGGATGATGATTTGATAAGAAAAGGAATGGCTAGAACAACAATCAAATGTAGATGAACAGGGGATAAGTGGGGACTACTTAAATTATTTTAATGATTAAATTAAAAGTAGAAACTTTTTATTTTAGTACAGTATTACAAGATTAAATAACCATTTAGTAAAACATACCCACGATAAATCTATCCCAATGAGACCCAGTTACactataataattgtcatgaatattaaaACAAAagtggagttaacgatatacctttcttgaagaaattgATGAACGGatagaaacctacgatcaaatggTATGATCGTCTCTTTAGAATTGTCATAGTTTTTCAAACGTGTTTTCAAACGTGTTAGGTGAGACATTCTATTTATTTACATGACAAAGAATCTCATAATCAAGTCAGTAGATGTAATTTGAAAATGGCGAGAACTACCCCATGCATTGTCTAGCTCAAGACTATGAATGTTTGAAATTTACAAACAGATCTGGTCTCGGTCTGTTTGAACCAGAAGAAGTAGAATACAAATAAGGACGATACTCTTGTGCTGTGTTTTATAAGCGTAAGCAATTTTCTAAAAGAGAAAATAAATtcacaggaaaaaaaaaaaaaaaaaaaaaaatactacttCGTAATAAAAGGACAGAGAGAAATAAGGTAGCTGAATATGTGTTTATTAAACTCCTAAATCAAGTGTTGGCAACATTAACCATTTGACTTCAAAAACCAAAGGTAACATCAATTCAGAAAACAGTAAGGATTCAGCTTTAACTTAATAGAAACAAACATTTACcaccaaattaaaaaaaaaacaaaaacgagcCGAAACACATAAACAAACATGGGTCATACTCAGTGAGAACTTAGGGGATAGCAGGATCCTTATTTTGGAGGGCAGGATCCAATGTCCCTTTTTTCATTAAACCCTCCAACGTCTTGTAAAACTCCTCAGGAAGCGGGCCGGGCTGGTGTTGAGGCACATGCTTTGGGACAGGGGCATCATTCTCAACTTCACATTCATAGTCCTCAGCTACATCCCATGGGTCCCACTCtgcaaataggaaaaaaaaaacatGTCCATAAATTTCATATCTACATAGAGGCTCGATTCAATGTGGCAATATGGGTCGGTCGGGCTCGGTTGGGTTGGGTGCCACGTCAAATGAGATTCTCACACTTGAGAACTAATTATTTGATTAGGGGTGAAATAGCCAATTACTGGAATTGAGATTACACCAGACACATTTGTATATTATTCCTCTAGCAATTGCAATGGTAACAAAACCCAAGATTAACATAAGTTATACAATAATAGCGTGGCACTAGTAGCACATAGGTTGCAGGTTAACTACATAATGTTAAATATCAATAATTTTCGTAAGTTACCTAAATTTCTGTAGATAGTAAACTCAAGAAACAAGACCACCAACACACTTACTCTAAGCTCATAAAATTTATAAGATTGCCCATATTTGTATTTTAGATCAAAATATAAGTACCAAATAAGGCTGTATACTATCTATAAAAAAGAATCAAAGCATGAAAAAATTTACAATGATGATAGCCATTGTATATGTGGATGTATTTTTATTATCTTGCTAAAAaaatgtattataaaaaaaaattatgcatTGATGATAGGCATTGAATATTTAAATGTATTAGACCACCATTAACCGTGACTGTGACGTCATAGGCAAATAGTGTACTTTTTGGTGATGTGGTAAGGTTAGTATTTGACCTTCGTTAACCCAAAAGGTCATATGTTTGTGTCAAATATTTgtagggtgatgtggtaaaatctgattggaaattgAGTGGtgaaaaatataataataacaaagaaaaagaaaaagaaaaaaaagtgtTGATTGGTTGGTCTATTTCGTCAAGCCTCCTCCCATTTTAGTCACATGAGTGACTAACGCATTTGCTTGCTGCCCCATTACAGCCGTCACCTTCCGTCAAATACAATCCAGCTCATCTCACGGAGTAATTTGACGCGGCGATATTGATGCTTAGACCACCCGTTACAATGACTGTGACGTGGAGGCAAATTTGGGTTTTGAAAGTTTGTGGAAATTTTACTATGACATGGCAGTGTCAGTTTTTGATGGGTTGTAATAGTGAGTGTCAAAATTGAGTGAGAGGGTTGCAACGGCAAAATATAATTAAGAATCGAGTGAAAAGGAAAtagaataataaaataaaaatgatttgTCATAATTTGATTGAGTGCTACTTTTCCTCTTTGCCACGCCTCGATCCAAGGCAAGAGTGTTTCTTCGATCAAATTGGCCATGTTGCTGTCACTTTCGGTTTTTACGgtcttatataatttttttagcAACTACAATATATGACAAATTCAAGTAGAACGAAAACATTAGTATCAGTTACCACAATTCATTGTTATAATCACACAACTTCCTAGTGATCCTTCTATTATTCATAGTTTCTCCCTAATTAATTGAACATCCAAAGTCTAAAAAACCTAACTCAAAATAATGTACACTTGATCAAATAGCAGTAAAGCTAACACCAATTATGTATTTCGATTGATCCCACAAACAATCGAAACAACATTAACTAATAATGTACACTTAATTTCACCCAATCATATATCATCTAATTTCTCAATTTTTGATTCCAAATTGGTACCCCACAACTGTGTAATCTTCTCAATCCATCACAATCTAAATAGAATACAAACACATATTTAATCGCTAAACTCAAGAATTATATTTAAAATACGTACCGAGCATTTTGTTGATGATTTTGAGCTCATATTTAGCTTCTTCAATAAGTTCTTCAACCTGACCACAACCAAGTCGTTTCTCAATAGCTTCCCAATCTTGTTCCTCTTCACAAACCTGCAATCGATGTTTTGTAAATGATTCAATAGATTTACGGTATCCTTCGTCTTCAGGAATACGTTGGATCTTAGTTAGGGTTTTGTAGTAAAGACTGATTAAAACTTCTCTTGCGTTAGGAACAACATGGAGACCAACGATCCCTGTTGTTTCCTTCAACTTCGCCATCATCATCATTGATGATGGCCGAGCAAACTTCCgcagaaacatttttttttttttttttttttttggcgcaaACTCGCCGCTGTGTGTCTTCGATTTGGTGATTTTGGAAACTGGATACCGGTTTAAAAAGAGACTTTTTGTCTAGGACGGGCAGCGGGCCAGGTTTGGGCCAATAGAACCTAATTAAAAAACCTGTCTCAAGCGCCAGCGACGGAGCTTGAACGTCAATAATGAGGGGCCATAATAATTTAATCAAAATCGTATGCAGTATGCTAGCGAGGTTGGTAGGGCCAATACTTAAATTTACCACGTCTAGTCAATAAAACTATAGAATTTGCtattaagaacatatttttttGGGGGGGACCATGGCACCCCCTGCCCTACATAAGCTCCGTCGCTGCTCAAGCCTGAACTCAGATCCGCTCGGTCTCATTTAGTTACTAACTTACGAGTAAATGAATTTTCTCATGAGTATTCAGGTTTCCTATTTACTCACGAACTACTATCGGGTAAATGAGTTTTTTTTACGGGTATTCAAGTTTTTTTTCCGAGTATACATGTTAGGTAATCGGATATTCGGGGCCAAGTAATCGGGTTTACAGGCCGGATAATTAGGTTTGCGTCTAAAATTATCCCCAGACTCGGACCcgcaaaaaaattaaaaatcatctCCGTACCCATCCCGAACCCGGCCGGAAAAATTGGGTTTCGGCTTTCCCCCTTAggtacgatttttttttttaccatcCCTACTTTTTCTCCGTTGGTGATTTTACCCCGTTTTGCATGCGGCTTCTCTGTCGTTTTTAGCAAACTTGATCACTtcatttttgtaacgacccggatttttccgatcgttttatacttatgagattaatatttacataaaataaaccttaccaacatgataagcaatccaaactgttgagacttatgtttttgaaaagagtttcacacaacgtttgaccgtccaatttgaccgatgatatcacgaactatataacacacgataattatacgattatgtatatgtacatatctatacatatttaacatgatt
This genomic window from Rutidosis leptorrhynchoides isolate AG116_Rl617_1_P2 chromosome 2, CSIRO_AGI_Rlap_v1, whole genome shotgun sequence contains:
- the LOC139892989 gene encoding UDP-glycosyltransferase 88B1-like; the protein is MSSIALYPSPGMGHLISMVELGKLILKHHPSFSINILTLIPSFNTSTTAAYVHHISTTFPAIMFHHLPDIPLDPLLYPSMEATVFELIRRSSPNVDQALKSISQSSSVSALVIDLFCTPAEIVASNLNIPVYYFFTSGACCLAQLLYFPTLHESTNLSFKEMNTLIHSPGLPPIHSSDMAGPILDRNSSDYSDFLELSNRIAKSAGIIVNTFDSLEPKVIKAISNGECVLDGPTPPIYSIGPLVAEWAGGSHECLNWLDLQPKGSVVYLCFGSLGVFSSDQLKEIALGLEMSGHRFLWVVRTPPSTNKKEDRYLKPPEPDLDLLLPNGFLDRTKDKGLVVKTWAPQVMVLSHESIGGFVTHCGWNSVLEAVRAGVPMVAWPLYAEQRFNKVVLVEEMKLALPMDELEGGRVPSSEVEKRVRQLMELEEGKAIREVATIRKEEAEIAMSDNGSSRAALSKLVAMW
- the LOC139892990 gene encoding probable NADH dehydrogenase [ubiquinone] 1 alpha subcomplex subunit 5, mitochondrial; the encoded protein is MFLRKFARPSSMMMMAKLKETTGIVGLHVVPNAREVLISLYYKTLTKIQRIPEDEGYRKSIESFTKHRLQVCEEEQDWEAIEKRLGCGQVEELIEEAKYELKIINKMLEWDPWDVAEDYECEVENDAPVPKHVPQHQPGPLPEEFYKTLEGLMKKGTLDPALQNKDPAIP